The segment GCCGTGCGCGCGTCGTCGGTGGCGCGGTAGCCCGTCGGCGCGGTGCTGCGCGCGCCCTTGCGCTCCGGCTCCAGCGAGTAGTTCGTCGCGAACAGCGTGGTGCGCCCCGCGTTGTAGCGCCGGGCGATGAGCTCATCGAGCGTCTCCATCTCGAAGGGACTGCCACGCCCCTTGCCCAGCTCGTCGATGGCCAGCACCTCGACCTCCGACAGCGGCCCGATGATCTCCCCGCCGCTCTTGCCGTCCTGGAACCCGCGCCGGATGGTCGCGTAGAGGAGGGAGATCTCCACGTACCGGGCCCGCACGCCCATCTCCAGCACCAGGTGCCCGAGCGTCGCCGCCAGCAGGTGCGTCTTGCCGGTGCCCACCGGGCCGCTCAGCACATAGCCCTTGTTGGTGGCGCCCTTCACGTACTGGTGGGCGAAGTGCATCGCCACGCCACGGCCCCGGTCCTGCGCTTCGTTGAAGGGGCGGTAGTTGTCGAACGACGCGTGCGCCATGACGCCCGGCATCTGCACGTCGTTGTAGAGCGCCACCCGCTTGCGTCGCAGCGTGCACATGCACGGCTGCAGCACTTCGTAGGTCCGCGCGCCCACCTTCTTGCTGAAGGTGCCTTCCTTCTCCACCAGGATGTGCCCGCGCCCGCCACACACCGGGCACTCCTCCGAGCACGTACACACCCGGGCCGACGCGAGCTCCCCGCGCCGCTCGATGAGGTACGTCCGCCCACCGCACACCCCGCACGCCTCGCCGTTCGCCTTGGGAGCCATCTGGGGATCAGCCATACCACCGCCCTCCCTGCCCGTCAGCCCACTGGACTTCCGTTCAGGCGCACGAAAGGGACCCAACCCCTCAGGTCTCCTTCATGTCCAGCCGCCGGCGCACCGCCGCCTGGAGCCGGAAGCGCCGCGACACCCGCCGCGCCCGCGCCGTCATGAGCTGCTGCTCACCCGTCCGGGCGTCGCGCCACACCGTGCGGCGCTCCGGGAAGGGCAGGGCGCGCAGGAGCACCAGCAGCGCCCACGCCTCCTGCTGATCCATGGCCGCGGGCTCCCGGGGCACGCACGCGAGCACCGTGTCGAGCAGCCGGTGCACTCTCGGCGCCAGGGCGGCCTCACGCTCCGTGAGGGCCCGGAGCGCCGCGCACAGCCGGGCGTGGCGCACCTCCTCCCAGGAGCGGGCCGCCTTCTTCTTCACCGTCGGGGCGGCCTCCTCGCCCTGGCCCGCGGACAGGTCCCGGTACTTGCGGATCTCCGTCTCCACCTGACGCCGGCACGCGCGGAGTGATCGCAGCACCGGCTCCCCGGGACGCGCATCCCACAGCGCCTTCTCCG is part of the Corallococcus soli genome and harbors:
- a CDS encoding ATP-binding protein produces the protein MADPQMAPKANGEACGVCGGRTYLIERRGELASARVCTCSEECPVCGGRGHILVEKEGTFSKKVGARTYEVLQPCMCTLRRKRVALYNDVQMPGVMAHASFDNYRPFNEAQDRGRGVAMHFAHQYVKGATNKGYVLSGPVGTGKTHLLAATLGHLVLEMGVRARYVEISLLYATIRRGFQDGKSGGEIIGPLSEVEVLAIDELGKGRGSPFEMETLDELIARRYNAGRTTLFATNYSLEPERKGARSTAPTGYRATDDARTAMKDAELLRERVGERIYSRLCEMCSFVELPRDTPDRRRTRQEMDAPPPLGGMRNTGR